In a genomic window of Thiolapillus brandeum:
- a CDS encoding MFS transporter, with protein sequence MPYWRLSAFYFFYFAALGTLMPYWGLYLQSLGFDAFAIGSLMAIIMATKVIAPNVWGWLGDHLGQRMLLVRLASLLALAFLLLMAGAHGFVQVALVMACYSFFWNASLPQFEAVVFNHLGNDAERYSRLRLWGSVGFILTVVMVGWLVDRRGTEVVPPALVVVFGGILLSSLLVTDDGREIHETQSSILAVLKKPHILAFFVAVFLMQMSHGPYYAFFSIYLQDYAYSKSDIGLLWSIGVIAEVLLFLFMHRLLQRWRSAAILRVSLTLAALRWLLIGWFPDQLPLLVMAQLLHAASFGSFHASAIHMVHDYFRGRHQGRGQALYASLSFGAGGAVGTFVSGMIWEQWGAPLAYTMASATALLGAWVVWRYIPAAGAEAAPPDS encoded by the coding sequence ATGCCCTACTGGCGCCTGTCTGCCTTCTACTTTTTCTATTTTGCCGCCCTGGGCACACTTATGCCCTATTGGGGCCTGTATCTGCAGTCTCTGGGTTTTGATGCCTTTGCCATTGGCTCACTCATGGCCATCATCATGGCCACCAAGGTTATCGCGCCCAATGTCTGGGGCTGGCTGGGGGATCACCTGGGACAGCGTATGCTGCTGGTGCGCCTGGCCTCCCTTTTGGCCCTGGCGTTCCTGTTGCTCATGGCTGGCGCCCATGGCTTTGTCCAGGTTGCCCTGGTAATGGCCTGCTACAGCTTTTTCTGGAATGCCTCCCTGCCCCAGTTCGAGGCCGTGGTCTTCAATCACCTGGGAAATGATGCGGAACGCTATTCGCGTTTGCGCCTGTGGGGATCCGTGGGTTTTATTCTTACCGTGGTCATGGTCGGCTGGCTGGTGGACAGGCGCGGAACCGAAGTGGTGCCGCCGGCCCTGGTGGTGGTTTTCGGAGGCATTCTGCTCTCCAGCCTGCTGGTGACTGATGATGGCCGGGAAATCCATGAAACCCAGTCTTCCATTCTCGCGGTGTTGAAAAAACCGCATATCCTGGCCTTTTTCGTCGCCGTGTTCCTGATGCAGATGAGCCATGGCCCCTACTATGCGTTCTTTTCCATATACCTTCAGGACTACGCCTACAGTAAGAGCGATATTGGTCTGCTGTGGAGTATTGGGGTAATTGCCGAGGTGCTGCTGTTCCTGTTCATGCATCGTTTGCTGCAGCGCTGGCGCTCCGCTGCCATCCTGCGAGTGAGCCTGACTCTGGCGGCCCTGCGCTGGCTGCTTATCGGCTGGTTTCCCGATCAGCTGCCCCTGCTGGTGATGGCGCAATTGCTGCACGCGGCCAGTTTCGGCAGTTTTCACGCCTCGGCGATTCACATGGTGCATGACTATTTCCGTGGCCGCCATCAGGGCCGGGGGCAGGCTCTGTACGCCAGCCTGAGCTTTGGTGCGGGAGGGGCTGTAGGTACCTTTGTCAGCGGTATGATATGGGAGCAGTGGGGGGCGCCTTTGGCTTATACTATGGCGTCTGCCACGGCTTTGCTGGGCGCCTGGGTGGTGTGGCGGTACATACCGGCGGCAGGGGCTGAGGCTGCACCGCCGGATTCCTAG
- a CDS encoding RNA methyltransferase: MKNVRIVLVETSHGGNIGAVARAMKNMCLEDLVLVNPRQFMTDECVARASGADDILHEAQVCRSLDEAVADCSLVVGASARLRTVAWPQVDPRECAALVVPRARQGRVALVFGRERTGLTNAELERCQYLVHIPSNPDYSSLNLAMAVQVLSYELMMQDPQGSAEQASPESSPTTAGDMQGLFGHLEQALEDIGFLDPRKSDKLMRRLKRLFYRAEPDLDEIRILRGILSAAQGRKSARRDS, translated from the coding sequence ATGAAAAACGTACGCATCGTGCTGGTGGAAACTTCCCATGGCGGCAATATCGGCGCTGTGGCCCGGGCCATGAAGAACATGTGCCTGGAAGATCTGGTGCTGGTGAATCCCCGCCAGTTCATGACTGATGAGTGTGTGGCCAGGGCATCCGGCGCCGACGATATCCTGCATGAAGCCCAGGTCTGCAGGAGTCTCGATGAGGCTGTAGCGGACTGCTCCCTGGTCGTGGGTGCCAGCGCCCGCTTGCGCACCGTGGCCTGGCCCCAGGTCGATCCCAGGGAATGCGCGGCGCTGGTGGTGCCTCGTGCCCGGCAGGGCAGAGTGGCCCTGGTGTTTGGCCGGGAACGCACCGGGCTGACCAATGCCGAGCTGGAGCGCTGCCAATACCTGGTGCATATCCCCTCCAACCCGGATTATTCCTCCCTGAACTTGGCCATGGCGGTGCAGGTACTCAGCTATGAACTGATGATGCAGGATCCACAGGGTTCGGCGGAACAGGCATCCCCGGAATCTTCCCCGACAACCGCCGGGGATATGCAGGGGCTGTTCGGGCATCTGGAACAGGCCCTGGAAGACATCGGCTTTCTCGATCCGCGCAAGTCCGACAAGCTCATGCGCCGCCTCAAGCGCTTGTTCTACCGGGCCGAACCGGATCTGGATGAGATCAGGATCCTGCGTGGTATTCTCAGCGCAGCCCAGGGGAGAAAGTCCGCCCGGCGCGATTCCTGA
- a CDS encoding efflux RND transporter permease subunit, with protein MTESHRHKDGIIGIFARHPVAANLVMIIMLLSGALALSSLNTQFFPTFDIQIVTVRVVWPGATAEDVEKSITIPLEQELRSVEGLDKITSTSAQNVGVIVLEFPEGTDMGDATDRVDARVKAVRNLPQDARTPQVSHVINFEPIARLLIHGPSDREELRKLAYRFEEQLLARGVAKVDIRGLPDEEIAVQFSQRQLQALNLSLAEVGRRINEVSRDLPGGQIGKRDVARELRTLEQRRNAAGFEELPLVANLKGDYVRLGDVAKVERRPRTNQITITYQGKPAVELRAQRATTGDTLKSATILREWLEEARKDLPKGVEITVYDESWLLIRDRINLLLKNGLSGLVLVVAILFLFLNVRVAWWVTLGIPVSFMATLALVWLAGGSINMISLFALIMALGIIVDDAIVVGEDALAHYQKGERSLEAAEGGARRMLAPVLSSSLTTIAAFIPLMMVSGIIGTIMFDIPFVIICVIIASLVESFLVLPGHLRHSFHKAHHKRPSPLRQKLDRAFEDFRDRRFSPLVRAAVSRPGVTIASALAALIMAIGLLAGGRIGFTFFPTVEGNVIHASASFVSGTPPERVDAFIDKVEQAMYQAEEALGGNLIRIAKVSHGMGIFSNAQSGRAGEQFATVTAELVPSDERDVRNQDFLDEWRKHFTDAPGLEKMTLTSRRGGGPPGRDLEIKLTGPDTDRLKEAALAITTVLEGMDGVSGIEDDMPYGHQQLIYELTPMGRAQGLTEAEVARQLSNALTGNLSQIFIDGRDELEVRVMLRDQRRYHLSGLDSMNLRLPDGGRIPLTTALRLKERQGFEILRHYDGELSATVFADVDTSRNNANDIRAQLKKELFAKVLHKWGVHMSYTGKAQDQKETMADMKKGALFALAMIYIVLAWVFGSYGWPLVVMSIIPFGIVGAIVGHWVMGIELTILSLFGIFGLSGIVVNDSIILVVFYKELREQGMAVDKAIVEAAGQRLRAVLLTSLTTIAGLTPLLFETSLQAQFLIPMAVSISFGLAFATFLVLLLVPSLLMLHEGFVLRRRARVENRNAVVTSSNG; from the coding sequence ATGACTGAAAGCCACCGCCACAAGGACGGCATCATCGGCATTTTCGCCCGCCACCCGGTGGCGGCGAACCTGGTGATGATCATCATGCTGCTGTCCGGGGCCCTGGCCCTGTCGTCCCTGAATACCCAGTTCTTTCCCACCTTCGATATCCAGATCGTCACCGTACGCGTGGTCTGGCCCGGGGCCACGGCGGAAGACGTGGAAAAGTCCATTACCATTCCCCTGGAACAGGAGCTGCGCTCGGTGGAGGGTCTGGACAAGATCACCTCCACTTCGGCGCAGAACGTAGGGGTGATCGTCCTCGAATTTCCCGAGGGCACGGACATGGGCGATGCCACGGACCGGGTGGATGCCCGGGTCAAGGCGGTGCGCAATCTGCCCCAGGATGCCCGTACCCCCCAGGTCAGTCATGTCATCAATTTCGAACCCATTGCGCGCCTGTTGATACACGGTCCTTCTGATCGGGAGGAATTGCGCAAACTGGCCTATCGCTTTGAAGAGCAATTGCTGGCCAGGGGCGTGGCCAAGGTGGATATCCGTGGCCTGCCGGACGAGGAGATCGCGGTGCAGTTTTCCCAGCGCCAGCTCCAGGCCCTTAACCTGTCACTGGCGGAGGTGGGACGTCGCATCAACGAAGTCAGCCGGGATCTTCCGGGCGGGCAGATTGGCAAGCGGGATGTGGCGCGGGAACTGCGTACCCTGGAACAGCGCCGCAATGCCGCCGGTTTCGAGGAGCTGCCCCTGGTGGCCAACCTCAAGGGCGACTACGTGCGCCTGGGAGACGTAGCCAAAGTAGAGCGCCGACCCCGAACCAACCAGATCACCATCACCTATCAGGGCAAGCCTGCGGTGGAGCTGCGCGCCCAGCGCGCGACCACCGGCGATACCCTGAAATCCGCCACCATCCTGCGCGAATGGCTGGAAGAGGCGCGCAAGGATCTGCCCAAGGGGGTGGAGATCACGGTTTACGATGAAAGCTGGCTGCTGATCCGCGACCGTATCAACCTGCTCCTGAAGAACGGACTCAGCGGCCTGGTGCTGGTGGTGGCCATCCTGTTCCTGTTTCTCAATGTGCGGGTGGCCTGGTGGGTGACACTGGGCATCCCTGTGTCCTTCATGGCTACCCTGGCCCTGGTGTGGCTGGCCGGGGGCAGTATCAACATGATCTCCCTGTTCGCCCTGATCATGGCTCTGGGGATCATCGTGGATGATGCCATCGTGGTCGGTGAAGATGCCCTGGCCCACTACCAGAAGGGCGAGCGTTCCCTGGAAGCCGCCGAAGGTGGTGCGCGGCGCATGCTGGCGCCGGTCCTGTCCTCGTCCCTGACCACCATTGCGGCTTTTATTCCCCTGATGATGGTATCCGGCATCATCGGCACCATCATGTTCGACATTCCCTTCGTGATTATCTGCGTGATCATCGCCTCTCTGGTCGAGAGCTTTCTGGTGCTGCCCGGGCATCTGCGCCACAGCTTCCACAAGGCCCATCACAAGCGGCCCAGTCCCCTGCGGCAGAAACTGGACAGGGCCTTCGAGGACTTCCGTGACCGGCGTTTCAGCCCACTGGTGCGTGCCGCCGTGTCCCGTCCCGGGGTGACCATTGCCTCGGCCCTGGCAGCCCTGATCATGGCCATTGGCCTGCTGGCCGGGGGACGCATCGGTTTCACGTTCTTTCCCACGGTGGAAGGCAATGTGATCCACGCCAGCGCCAGCTTCGTCTCCGGCACACCGCCGGAGCGGGTGGATGCCTTTATCGACAAGGTGGAGCAGGCCATGTATCAGGCCGAGGAAGCCCTGGGCGGCAACCTGATTCGTATTGCCAAGGTCTCTCATGGCATGGGTATATTCTCCAATGCCCAGTCGGGCCGGGCCGGTGAACAGTTCGCCACGGTAACGGCCGAGCTGGTGCCCTCGGACGAACGGGACGTGCGCAACCAGGATTTCCTGGACGAGTGGCGCAAGCATTTCACTGATGCGCCGGGGCTGGAGAAAATGACCCTCACTTCCCGGCGTGGTGGTGGCCCCCCGGGCCGCGATCTGGAGATCAAGCTCACCGGGCCGGACACGGACAGGCTCAAGGAAGCCGCACTGGCCATTACCACGGTGCTGGAAGGCATGGACGGGGTCAGCGGCATCGAGGATGACATGCCCTACGGGCATCAGCAGCTCATCTACGAACTCACACCCATGGGCCGCGCCCAGGGGCTCACCGAAGCGGAAGTGGCGCGCCAGTTGAGCAATGCGCTCACCGGCAATCTGAGCCAGATCTTCATCGACGGCAGGGACGAGCTGGAAGTTCGGGTGATGCTCAGGGATCAGCGCCGCTATCACCTGTCCGGCCTGGACTCCATGAACCTGCGATTGCCGGACGGTGGCCGCATCCCCCTGACCACTGCCCTGCGCCTCAAGGAGCGCCAGGGATTTGAAATCCTGCGCCACTATGATGGCGAGCTTTCCGCCACGGTGTTCGCTGATGTGGATACCAGCCGCAACAACGCCAATGACATCCGCGCCCAGTTGAAAAAGGAACTGTTTGCCAAGGTACTGCACAAATGGGGCGTGCACATGAGCTACACCGGCAAGGCCCAGGACCAGAAGGAAACCATGGCCGACATGAAGAAGGGCGCCCTGTTTGCCCTGGCCATGATCTATATCGTGCTGGCCTGGGTGTTCGGCTCCTACGGCTGGCCGCTTGTGGTAATGAGTATCATCCCCTTCGGCATCGTCGGCGCCATTGTCGGCCACTGGGTCATGGGCATTGAACTCACCATTCTCTCCCTGTTCGGCATTTTTGGCCTGTCCGGCATCGTGGTGAACGACTCCATTATCCTGGTGGTCTTCTACAAGGAACTGAGAGAGCAGGGCATGGCCGTGGACAAGGCCATTGTCGAAGCCGCCGGCCAGCGTCTGCGCGCTGTGCTCCTTACCTCCCTGACCACCATCGCCGGATTGACCCCCCTGCTGTTCGAAACCTCTCTTCAGGCCCAGTTCCTCATCCCCATGGCCGTGTCCATATCCTTCGGGCTGGCCTTCGCCACTTTCCTGGTGCTGCTCCTGGTGCCGTCACTGCTGATGTTGCATGAAGGGTTCGTGCTGCGGCGGCGTGCGCGTGTGGAGAACCGGAATGCTGTGGTGACAAGCTCCAATGGTTAA
- a CDS encoding inositol monophosphatase family protein yields MNPMTTIAARAARDAGKLLLNYFNHMDKVKVQEKQANDFVTEVDRASEQIIINAIRKAYPDHAILAEESGNHAGNDYLWIIDPLDGTTNYLHGFPQFSISIALQYRGQLEAAVVYDPLRDETFSAHKGGGAYLNDHRIRVTQQKDLHGALLGTGIPYRDQRHVEAYFGMMKALIKDAAGVRRPGSAALDFAWLAAGRIDGFWELGLAQWDFAAGTLLVREAGGVVTDLSGGDKHFETGNMVAGNVKLHQAMLGEIKPFLSEELKA; encoded by the coding sequence ATGAACCCCATGACCACCATCGCCGCCCGCGCTGCCCGCGACGCCGGCAAGCTCCTGCTCAACTATTTCAATCACATGGACAAGGTGAAAGTGCAGGAGAAACAGGCCAATGATTTCGTCACGGAGGTGGATCGCGCCTCGGAACAGATCATCATCAACGCCATCAGGAAAGCCTATCCGGATCATGCCATTCTTGCCGAAGAGAGCGGCAATCACGCGGGTAACGACTACCTGTGGATCATCGACCCCCTGGACGGCACCACCAATTATCTGCATGGCTTCCCCCAGTTTTCCATCTCCATCGCCCTGCAGTACCGGGGACAACTGGAAGCTGCCGTGGTCTACGATCCCCTGCGGGACGAGACCTTCAGCGCCCACAAGGGCGGGGGCGCTTATCTCAATGATCACCGCATCCGCGTAACCCAACAGAAAGACCTGCATGGCGCCCTGCTGGGCACGGGTATTCCGTATCGCGATCAACGCCATGTGGAAGCCTACTTCGGCATGATGAAAGCCCTGATCAAGGATGCCGCCGGCGTCCGCCGCCCCGGATCCGCCGCCCTGGATTTTGCCTGGCTGGCTGCTGGGCGCATCGACGGCTTCTGGGAACTGGGACTGGCCCAATGGGACTTTGCCGCAGGAACCCTGCTGGTGCGCGAGGCCGGAGGTGTCGTCACGGATCTGAGTGGTGGCGACAAACACTTTGAAACCGGTAACATGGTGGCCGGAAACGTCAAGCTCCACCAAGCCATGCTTGGGGAGATCAAGCCGTTTCTGTCAGAGGAACTGAAGGCTTGA
- a CDS encoding efflux RND transporter periplasmic adaptor subunit, whose product MKRFRRLILPLLIIAIAVGVFMMLKASRPHSKSIEVKEKSWPVAAQEVQLGTWPTNILLYGAVDALNYSVITAALSADVEKVHVIEGRQVQAGELLLELDDADARLDVQLAEADVAKARAAIAAQESRHQADLQTLPSERKLYQLVQAEVKRLLNLSKKQVSSQSALDTARQSAARQAISIARIEESIRTHTSRMQELEAALARAEAALEKARLQLDRTRITAPFDGRVTRVYVAQGHRVNRGGKLLDLFENDSLMFRAMLPAIYVPQVRQALAHGEALAVSGKVDERKVEGHLISLGAEVRQGSGGIEALFLIDQGQDWLQKGRVLQLRLTLPDQENVMPVPFEALYGSNKVYVIDDESRLRPVKVQRVGEIWRDGNNQVLIRSKDLKNGQRMLVTQLPNAVESLLVEIVADD is encoded by the coding sequence ATGAAACGATTCCGCAGACTCATTCTGCCCTTGCTCATCATTGCCATTGCCGTGGGTGTGTTCATGATGCTCAAGGCCAGCCGCCCCCACAGCAAGTCCATCGAGGTCAAGGAGAAATCCTGGCCCGTGGCGGCTCAGGAGGTGCAGCTGGGAACCTGGCCCACCAATATCCTGCTCTACGGCGCCGTGGATGCCCTCAACTACTCTGTGATCACTGCGGCCCTGTCCGCAGATGTGGAGAAAGTGCATGTCATCGAAGGCCGCCAGGTGCAGGCCGGTGAGCTGCTGCTGGAGCTGGATGATGCCGATGCCCGTCTGGATGTGCAGCTGGCGGAAGCCGATGTGGCCAAGGCCAGGGCCGCCATTGCCGCCCAGGAATCCCGCCACCAGGCGGATCTCCAGACTCTTCCCAGTGAACGCAAGCTCTACCAGCTGGTGCAGGCAGAGGTGAAACGCCTGCTGAATCTGAGCAAAAAACAGGTCAGTTCCCAGTCCGCTCTGGATACGGCCCGCCAGAGTGCCGCCCGTCAGGCCATCAGCATCGCCCGCATCGAGGAGAGCATCCGCACCCATACCTCGCGCATGCAGGAACTGGAGGCTGCCCTGGCCCGTGCCGAGGCGGCCCTGGAGAAGGCGCGCCTGCAACTGGACAGAACCCGCATCACTGCGCCCTTCGATGGCCGTGTGACCCGGGTTTATGTGGCCCAGGGGCACCGGGTGAACAGGGGGGGCAAGCTCCTGGATCTTTTTGAGAATGACAGCCTCATGTTCCGTGCCATGTTGCCCGCCATCTACGTGCCCCAGGTGCGCCAGGCTTTGGCTCATGGCGAGGCCCTGGCCGTTTCCGGCAAGGTGGATGAGCGCAAGGTGGAGGGCCATCTCATCTCTCTGGGGGCGGAAGTGCGCCAGGGCAGTGGCGGCATCGAAGCGCTGTTTCTCATCGATCAGGGGCAGGACTGGCTGCAGAAGGGCAGGGTGCTGCAACTGCGCCTGACTCTCCCTGACCAGGAAAACGTCATGCCGGTGCCTTTCGAGGCCCTGTATGGTTCCAACAAGGTGTACGTCATCGATGATGAAAGCCGTCTGCGCCCGGTGAAAGTGCAGCGCGTGGGCGAGATTTGGCGGGATGGCAACAATCAGGTACTGATTCGTTCAAAGGATCTGAAGAATGGCCAGCGCATGCTCGTAACCCAGCTGCCCAACGCTGTGGAGAGCCTGCTGGTGGAGATCGTGGCGGATGACTGA
- a CDS encoding peptidoglycan-binding protein: MKKIMPGLFISVLLLLLGPLPAVADDASVVRACLNNWGKHPFNARHPKYRVFGTKVRVFGIGGKVRDTVHTDRPELVLIKPNVSVMSKSNMDLLNPNGWYCLRGKVNVMSSTTINLDCRAHIASSKPGVTVLGGNSESREKEVTVLGGARIIRVGCNKSRSHSGGEHASATASANNDLRQAQQKLAELGYSPGPADGLMGGKTANALSAYQKDNGLEVTGRLTEETMKALKGQQVVAEDSGSDTDISAKLRKLDRLRKDGLITDEEYEVLKAKAIRDYQ; the protein is encoded by the coding sequence ATGAAAAAAATCATGCCTGGGCTTTTTATATCCGTATTGTTACTGCTGCTTGGCCCATTACCTGCGGTGGCTGATGATGCCAGCGTGGTGCGGGCCTGTCTGAACAATTGGGGAAAGCATCCGTTCAATGCACGGCATCCCAAGTACCGTGTGTTTGGCACCAAGGTTCGCGTATTTGGTATTGGCGGCAAGGTGCGTGACACCGTACATACCGATCGGCCGGAATTGGTGTTGATCAAGCCCAACGTCAGTGTCATGAGCAAGAGCAACATGGATCTTCTCAATCCGAATGGCTGGTACTGTCTGCGGGGCAAGGTCAATGTCATGTCCAGCACCACCATCAATCTGGACTGCCGGGCGCATATTGCTTCGAGCAAGCCAGGGGTGACCGTGTTGGGTGGAAATAGCGAATCCCGGGAAAAAGAAGTCACTGTTTTGGGTGGAGCACGCATCATACGTGTGGGCTGCAACAAATCCCGTAGCCATTCCGGGGGTGAACATGCCTCGGCGACCGCTTCGGCCAACAATGATCTGCGACAGGCGCAGCAGAAACTGGCGGAGCTGGGTTACTCTCCCGGGCCGGCAGATGGTCTCATGGGCGGGAAGACGGCCAATGCCCTGTCCGCCTATCAGAAAGACAATGGTCTGGAGGTCACGGGCAGATTGACGGAAGAAACCATGAAGGCCTTGAAAGGGCAGCAGGTGGTTGCGGAAGATTCAGGATCGGATACGGATATTTCCGCCAAGCTCAGAAAACTCGACCGGTTACGCAAGGATGGCCTTATTACCGACGAAGAATATGAGGTGCTGAAGGCCAAGGCAATCAGGGATTATCAATAA